The genome window ACGCTCGGACATGTTCCCTGATTCGGACCGCATTGATGGCGATAAATCCACCGGCATCCTGCGGCACATAGCCACCGTGGACGTCCATAGATACGAGCTGTTCGTTGTAAAGAGCTCCCACATCATTCGACGCCTTTCGGGCGACTGCACGGCAATAGCCAGGAGCCAGTTCCACTGTGACCTTTCCGGAGACCCGCTGCTCAGCCAACTCGATGCATTTACGGGCATAAATTGCCTCGGGACTGAACCAGAAGCCATTGTACACGTAGTCGGCCATGCGATCCCGCAGAACCTGCTTGGTGCGGAGTACTTCGCGGTCCAAAGCAAACACCTCGAGGTCCTGGTGAGCAGCAAAGAGGATGGTGCCTCCAGGCGTCTCGTACACCCCCCGTGACTTCAGTCCTACAAAGCGATTTTCCACGATGTCAATCCGCCCAATGCCATAGGATCCGCCAAGCCTATTGAGGAAATCTAGCATCTCCAGGGGTTTCGTGTAGACTCGACTGCCGGCCAAATCCTCCACACTGCTGGGTAGTCCCCGATCGAATTGAATGACCAAGCGAATCGGATCACACGGAGCCCTAGTCATGGGATCGACTGTCATCTCGTAGAGATTTTCCGGAGCTACTGTGTTGGGATCTTCGAGTATTCCGGACTCGTAGCTGATGTGCAGGATGTTGGCATCGGTGCTCCAGGGAGTGGCTGGCTTGGCGCTCACCTCGATGCCGTGTTGCTGGGCATAGGCAATGAGGTCCTGTCGACCTTGAAACTGGCAGCAGAATTCTACATCCCTCCAGGGAGCGATGATCTGGAAAAAGTCGATTTCTCGTTTATAGCACAGTCAAATCTTTAAATTTGatcacatatgtatattaatattaattcaATAAGTGTACTTGAAGTAAAGATACATTTGTAGCTTGAAATGGGGGCTTTATGACATTACTAACACTCTGAGGAACATTAATTTAGAACTATTTCATATAAATCGATTTTGATGTTCACTTTATTGTAATGACATATTCTTACGGCTGAGCAACAGAAACCATGGCGAACCAAAAAGCTCTTgactttatttaaaatgcagaaaaactaaaaaatagTGTAAGCTTTGCGATTTCGAAAGAACAAACAAAACGGCTTTAAGCCGTGGCTTCAAATGGAACATTCGATCAGCATGTCGACGAACCGGTTCTTAAACCGGAACCTTCTCTATCGGTACGGTTCAAACCCCGAAccaaagcaaaaaaaaaaaaagcgtaACATAGATTTGTTTATAGATTACACTCAAAGATGTAAACGTAGCTAGAGTCAGACAAATTGGGTAAGCACGACTGTATTGTTGACTTGGCGTGCGATAAGGGGCTGATAAGAGAGGCAATCTGACCGTGACGGATCTTACCAATCAATTATTACGCATACCTCTAAAAAGTTTGGACGTACCTTCAGATCCGGTTTGAGGGCGTAGGCGCACAACTCGAAGCGCACTTGGTCGTTTCCCTTTCCGGTGGCTCCGTGGGCCAGGTACTTGGCTCCATACTCGCGGGCTACCTCTATCAGGGCTACACTGATGCAGGGCCTGGCCAGAGAAGTGCCCAGCAGATAGCGCTCCTCGTACACCAGACCCATTTGTATGGCCGGCCAAATATAGTCCTCCACGAAGGACTGCTTGACATCGGCCACGATAACCTGAGTCGATAGGACGAAACAGTTATATTTTAAgaattcaaaaattaattaattctgAAATGTAAATTTCGTTCATATGCCACACTTCTGGTTGCACAACCTTTTTTGCGCCAATCTTAAGGGCCTTCTTCTCGGCGGCGGTGAAATCTTCCTTCTGGCCTACATCGGCCAGGACGCAAATGACCTCATACTGCTTGTCCAGCAACCACTTGAGGATGCAACTAGTGTCCAGGCCACCGGAGTAAGCTAAAATTACGGTTTCCTTAGGCATATTTCCCAGATGCCTGTCCACTTGTCACACTTGTGCAAAAAATACTACATTTCGAAAATTATTAGCTCGTTGAGCTTGGAGTAATCTCCGTCTAATCAAACTAGCTTATCAATCCCTACGCCTGCTTCCCTCTGTATTTACCTCTGATGATAAGgcgatgttgctgccgctgaTAAACACCCGTTACTCGAAGAGTACAGGGTATGCTAGAAGAAACCGTTTCCGACCCTATAAAGTGTTTATTTTCTTGATCAGAATAACttgccgagtcgatctggctgTGATCTCGCTGTGATTTTGGTAAATATAATTGCCAGTAAGTTGTTTGACCATATCTGGGAACAGAAATCTTGGAAAAGGTAAGGTAATTATAAGCTAGCCCAATTTCAGGTACAATGAAGTCGGACACGGaaaaatattagcaaaaaCTCCAGTTGCTTTCCAGGATTTCGTACAACTGAGTCAATGAATGCAATTTCATAGCTGCCTTGAATTAATAGGATTCTTTAGAGTTTAAGAATTTGTGGATGGCTTAATTATCggaaatacattttataacCGAAACCTATTGAAAAACCGTAGATTCATTTTATGTACAAGTTTCAAAATCGGATTCTTGAAGATGACTAAATTTGTAAACTCTGCCTACTTTAGTATGCAATCAAAACTCAAACCCGATTTTAAGTTTTTGATATCTGCAGTAATTATGATAGTTTGCTACCGTTTTCTGGAAAatctgaaaaaaaaatagaaaaatatagCTCCTTCAGCGTTATAAATCAGCAACACAAATTTGGGTCTAAGAATTGTAATTCTAATTTCTGCACTTTTTAACGCaatctattttatttttatcaagTGGCATTGTAATGCTTTTGCATGCCAATTTTTTCACCAAGGAGCgttgaataaaatatttttggatgaataaagttatatttttatagaATGTGATCCAAGCACAAGTGATCGTGTTAAGTGTGTGGAGGCTTAGATAAGCGCTTTTCagaattattttataatataaatgaaaagtACGAATATTAAAGTAATGTATCTTTTGTAATAAAAATCCACGTATGGCCAACCATGGTACAAAATTgccaaatataaatattacaGAGCAATTCTATTTGGACAGCAACCTTCGGTACAAAACTCAACTGGCATCCCCAAGCTCCCAACCCTTGTCCAAATCTAATCGCGGTTTTCTGGTAGCTGCGGCCATGAGGTATCTTTGTCTTGTCCATCGACGGTCACACTTACGCGTGTGAAAAATGCAATTACGCTCCGTCGAAGAAAATATACTTTAGCCGCGTAAACATTGTAAGCCCGTGGAAATGGAGATGGAATCCGACAACAGCGACGACGAGGGATCGATCGGCAACGGATTGGACTTGACCGGCATTCTTTTCGGCAACATCGACTCCGAGGGCAGACTGCTGCAAGATGATGAGGGAGAGGGGCGCGGGGGCACCGGTTTCGATGCGGAGCTCCGGGAAAACATTGGATCCCTTTCCAAGTGAGTACACATATGCAGTCATCTTTTCCCAGTGCAAGTGGCAtcacatgtatgtacatacatatgtaaacaCGGCATCATTCAAGTATATCTTAATTCACAAGATATGAGACACTCTTAATTGCATTTCACATTGCATATGGATAACTTTCAGATTGGGTCTGGATTCTATGCTGCTCGAGGTTATCGACCGCAAGGAGGCCGAGCCTCTGTCGgatgacgaggaggaggagaagccAGCCGCCAGTGCCAGCGGAGGAATGAGTGCCTTTGATGCGCTCAAAGCGGGCGTTAAAAGTGAGGAAAGGGAGGATGGCGCTGTAAAGGCTCAGGACGATGCCATAGACTACTCTGACATCACTGAGTTATCCGAGGACTGCCCACGCACTCCGCCCGCGGAAACAACCACCTATGATGACTTAGAAGACGCCATTCCCGCTTCCAAAGTAGAGGCCAAGTTGAGTAAGTAAGACCGTAATCTACAATTTAATCAGTTCACACTGGGAGGAGAGGATATTGCTAAAATTTTAAAAGGTCTATGCATTTCCTGTCAAAGTGACATACGATTAATTTTGCACCGCTCAGTTTGGGCTCAGACCTATTGCTATACAGAGGGAATAACTCACATTTTGTTGCAGCTAAGGACGACAAGGAACTAATGCCTCCACCAAGTGCACCAATGCGTTCCGGCTCTGGCAGCGGCACTGAGGAACCGGCCAAGTCAAATGATGCATCTAGTCCCAGTGACGATTCCAAAGCTACCGATTTAAAGGGTAAAAGTTATTTGAAAACATAATAGAATTCTTTGTCAATGCTCATTTCTTTAAGATGCGGATCGGAAGCTGGACACACCACTGGCAGACATACTGCCGTCCAAGTACCAGAATGTGGATGTGCGTGAGCTCTTTCCGGACTTTCGTCCCCAAAAGGTGCTACGCTTCTCCCGTCTCTTCGGACCGGGTAAACCTACGAGTTTGCCCCAAATCTGGCGACACGTGCGCAATCGCCGCCGCAAGCGAAATCAATCCAGGGATCAGAAGGTAGAATATCAGAGTACTTTTAAACGGGACAGGATCACCAGGAAACTTCTCGTAAACCCTTTCAGACGACAAACACTGGTGGTTCGGACTCTGCCAGCGATACTGAGGAGCCACGAAAGCGAGGCTTCAGTCTGCACTATGCTGCAGAGCCAACGCCAGCGGAATGCATGTCCGACGACGAGGACAAATTGCTGGGCGACTTCAACAGCGAGGATGTGCGTCCAGAAGGACCCGACAACGGCGAGAACAGCGATCATAAGCCAAAGGTGGCTGACTGGCGGTTCGGGCCTGCACAGATTTGGTATGATATGCTAGAGGTGCCCGACTCCGGAGAGGGTTTCAACTACGGCTTCAAGACAAAGGCAGCAAGCACCTCGTCTCAGCCGCAGATCAAGGATGAACGCCGTGTAAAGAGTCCAGAAGATGATGTCGAGGATCCAAGCATTGCGGATGATGCCTTTCTCATGGTCTCCCAGCTGCACTGGGAAGACGACGTGGTCTGGGACGGTAACGACATCAAGGCCAAGGTGCTACAAAAGCTTAACTCAAAGACAAATGCAGCCGGATGGTTGCCATCGAGCGGATCGAGAACGGCAGGCGCCTTTAGCCAGCCGGGAAAACCGTCTATGCCCGTGGGAAACAGTAGTGGAAGCTCCAAGCAGGGTTCGGGAGCATCAAGCAAAAAGGCCCAGCAAAAgtaattatttgaaaattgaatTCATAAGTATTTTACACTAatatttcaattgattttagTGCTCAAGCAAAGCCTGCGGAGGCACCCGATGACACCTGGTATAGCCTTTTTCCAGTGGAAAATGAGGAGCTAATATACTACAAGTGGGAGGATGAGGTAATCTGGGATGCCCAGCAAGTGAGCAAGGTGCCCAAGCCAAAGGTACTCACTTTGGATCCCAACGACGAAAACATCATTTTGGGTATTCCCGATGACATAGATCCCTCTAAAATCAATAAGAGCACGGGTCCTCCACCTAAGATTAAGATACCGCATCCTCACGTAAAGAAGTCTAAGATCCTACTAGGCAAGGCGGGAGTGATTAACGTGCTTGCGGAGGACACACCTCCGCCGCCACCCAAAAGTCCTGACCGTGACCCCTTCAACATATCCAATGACACGTAAGTCTCTTAATATATCAATGAATGCAGAATGCAGATTTTGATTCCCTTGCAGGTACTACACACCGAAGACAGAACCCACCCTACGACTTAAGGTGGGCGGTAATCTCATTCAGCACTCGACTCCGGTGGTAGAGCTGCGAGCTCCGTTTGTGCCTACGCACATGGGCCCGATGAAGCTTCGCTCCTTCCATCGTCCCCCCCTAAAGAAGTACTCCCACGGGCCAATGGCCCAGTCTATCCCTCATCCCGTCTTCCCACTGCTGAAGACCATCGCAAAGAAGGCGAAACAGCGCGAAGTGGAGCGCATTGCCTCCGGTGGCGGAGACGTCTTCTTTATGCGCAACCCAGAGGATTTAAGCGGAAGGGACGGAGACATCGTGCTAGCTGAATTCTGCGAAGAGCATCCGCCCCTGATAAACCAAGTGGGCATGTGCTCCAAGATAAAGAACTACTACAAGCGTAAGGCTGAGAAGGACAGTGGGCCGCAAGATTTTGTTTATGGAGAAGTGGCCTTTGCGCACACCAGTCCCTTCCTGGGCATCCTGCATCCTGGCCAGTGCATCCAGGCGATTGAGAACAACATGTACCGAGCGCCTATTTATCCACATAAGATGGCTCACAACGATTTTCTCGTCATTCGCACGCGTAACAATTACTGGATACGGTCGGTGAATTCAATATACACAGTGGGTCAGGAGTGTCCGCTGTACGAGGTACCCGGTCCGAACTCCAAAAGGGCCAACAACTTCACCCGTGACTTTCTGCAGGTAAGTCCAGAGATCTTATCTGTCTTTCACTTGCTaacaatttgtttgtttggtcAGGTGTTTATTTACCGCCTGTTCTGGAAAAGTCGCGACAACCCGCGCCGCATTCGAATGGACGATATAAAACAGGCTTTTCCCGCTCATTCTGAGAGCAGCATCCGCAAGCGTCTGAAGCAGTGTGCCGACTTCAAGCGAACAGGCATGGACTCCAATTGGTGGGTTATAAAGCCGGAGTTTCGCCTTCCCTCCGAGGAGGAGATCCGAGCCATGGTGTCACCTGAGCAGTGTTGCGCGTACTTTAGCATGATCGCGGCGGAACAACGCTTAAAGGTATGTGTTTGGAAACATTGCGAAGTCTTGTTTAATCTTACTTGTTCTGCTGAGctctatattttattttttctcgTTTTAGGATGCTGGGTATGGAGAGAAGTTTTTGTTCGCACCTCAGGAAGATGACGACGAGGAGGCGCAACTGAAGCTTGACGACGAAGTAAAGGTGGCTCCTTGGAACACGACTCGCGCATATATCCAAGCCATGCGGGGAAAGTGTTTACTCCAGTTGAGTGGTCCAGCCGATCCAACGGGATGTGGAGAGGGATTTTCATATGTTCGAGTGCCAAACAAGCCCACggtaatatattttacataaaaatataaaaccaacttatttaaatattttttcttccAATCACTTTCACAGCAAACAAAGGAGGAGCAAGAGTCGCAGCCAAAACGGTCGGTCACAGGAACAGATGCAGATCTGCGTCGGCTGCCACTCCAGCGTGCAAAAGAGCTGTTGCGGCAGTTCAAGGTGCCCGAGGAGGAGATCAAAAAGCTTTCCCGCTGGGAGGTCATTGACGTGGTGCGCACCCTGTCCACAGAAAAGGCCAAGGCCGGTGAAGAGGGAATGGATAAGTTCTCTCGTGGCAACCGGTTCTCCATTGCAGAGCATCAGGAGCGTTATAAGGAAGAGTGCCAGCGCATATTCGATCTGCAAAACAGAGTGCTGGCCAGCTCTGAGGTGCTGTCCACTGATGAGGCAGAGTCCTCGGCCTCCGAGGAATCTGATCTCGAAGAACTTGGCAAGAATCTTGAGAACATGCTGTCAAACAAGAAAACCTCGACGCAATTGTCAAGGGAACGTGAAGAGCTGGAGCGTCAGGAGTTGCTTCGCCAGCTTGACGAAGAACACGGCGGACCAAGTGGTAGTGGAGGAGCCAAGGGAGCCAAAGGAAAGGAGGATCCCGGACAGCAAATGCTGGCAACCAACAACCAGGGCAGGATCCTTCGCATTACGCGTACCTTCAGAGGCAACGACGGCAAGGAATATACTCGCGTGGAGACTGTGCGGCGGCAACCAGTTATCGACGCCTACATCAAGATTCGCACCACTAAGGACGAGCAGTTCATCAAGCAGTTCGCAACGCTGGATGAGCAGCAGAAGGAGGAAATGAAACGCGAAAAGAGACGCATTCAGGAGCAGCTACGTCGCATCAAGCGCAACCAGGAGCGCGAACGCCTGGCTCAGCTGGCTCAGAACCAGAAGCTGCAGCCAGGTGGCATGCCCACTTCCCTAGGAGATCCTAAGAGCTCGGGCGGTCACTCGCACAAGGAGCGGGATAGCGGCTACAAGGAGGTCAGTCCTTCGCGCAAGAAGTTCAAGCTTAAGCCAGACCTAAAGCTGAAGTGCGGCGCCTGTGGACAGGTTGGTCACATGCGCACAAACAAAGCGTGTCCCTTGTATTCTGGCATGCAAAGCAGTCTGTCCCAGTCGAATCCATCTCTGGCTGACGATTTTGACGAGCAGAGCGAAAAGGAGATGACAATGGATGACGATGATCTGGTGAATGTCGATGGCACTAAAGTAACGCTCAGCAGTAAGATTCTCAAGCGCCATGGTGGTGATGATGGCAAGCGTCGCAGCGGATCTAGCTCTGGTTTCACCTTGAAGGTTCCCCGAGATGCGATGGGCAAGAAGAAACGCAGAGTGGGCGGTGATCTTCATTGTGACTACCTGCAGCGACACAATAAAACGGCCAATCGCAGGCGCACAGACCCCGTTGTGGTACTGTCCTCTATCTTGGAGATTATCCACAATGAGCTGCGATCTATGCCGGATGTATCGCCCTTCCTGTTCCCGGTAAGCGCGAAAAAGGTGCCCGACTACTACCGCGTGGTGACCAAGCCCATGGATCTGCAAACGATGAGGGAGTATATTCGCCAAAGGCGCTACACGAGTCGCGAGATGTTCCTCGAGGATCTCAAGCAGATTGTGGACAACTCGCTGATCTACAATGGACCGCAGAGTGCATACACCTTGGCTGCCCAACGCATGTTCAGCAGTTGCTTTGAGTTGCTCGCAGAGCGCGAAGACAAACTGATGCGCCTCGAGAAGGCAATTAACCCGCTTCTGGACGACGATGACCAAGTTGCGCTCTCCTTTATCTTTGACAAGCTGCACTCGCAGATTAAACAATTACCAGAGAGCTGGCCTTTCCTTAAGCCTGTCAACAAGAAACAGGTTAAGGACTACTACACGGTTATCAAGCGGCCCATGGACCTCGAAACAATCGGCAAAAATATTGAAGGTAAGCTTTTAGATATCCTTTTTTGGAAACAAATGTCAATCGCTCGTGAATACTAATCATCGCTTTCAAAAACAGCTCATCGCTATCACAGTCGTGCCGAGTATCTGGCTGATATCGAGTTGATCGCCACCAACTGTGAGCAGTACAACGGCAGTGACACCCGCTACACCAAGTTCTCAAAGAAGATACTGGAGTATGCCCAAACCCAGTTAATTGAGGTAGGTATCTTTTGTTCTGTATATACACCGTTGTTCTTACAATGATATTGCTTTAAACTAGTTTTCGGAGCACTGCGGCCAGTTGGAAAATAACATAGCTAAGACGCAGGAGCGTGCAAGAGAGAATGCACCGGAGTTTGATGAAGCCTGGGGCAATGATGACTACAACTTTGACCGTGGCAGTAGGGCCAGTTCACCTGGAGATGACTACATCGACGTTGAGGGTCATGCGGGGCATGCCTCCTCATCGAACTCCATCCATCGCAGCATGGGCGCCGAGGCCGGTTCGTCGCACTCGGCGCCGGCGGTGCGAAAACCAGCTCCTCCAGGTCCCGGTGAGGTGAAGCGCGGAAGGGGTAGGCCCCGCAAACAGCGCGACCCCGTGGAGGAGGGTAAGTGGGCTTGGGCTTCAGTTACTAATTTATTTCGCCTTATCGATCGGTCAAGGATCTGTGGCACTTTACTAGAACCTCATACATACCCATTTCTACATTTACTCTTTCGTGGACCTCTAAAGAACTATTGGTATTGATCATTCTCTCTTTTACATTTCGAATTCAGAACGTTCGGTTATGGTTGACACGGATCCGAAAGGATCCTTATGCTTATACTAATCCCAGACTTACTTTAATTTAAGCGTAGTAACACTGATCTTCTGAATGGATGGAATCAGATTCATTGTATAGACATTCATGTAGATATTGAGGTATTGGACATGATCGCCATGCATGTATATGAATATATGTCTAGTAAGCTTATGGAATTGTAAAATGACCTATTTTTGCATACTTAGAATTTGTATTGCACATCTTAAAGATGAGTGCGTAATATATGCATATTTGGACCCATATATACTATCTAGATTTTACCCATATCTGGCGTAATTTCAATTGCGTTTAAATATTTGCGAATTGTCTTTGGGTTTGTTCGAATTGTTAACTTTAAATGTTAAATTGGTCAACTTTTTCAGGTCTTTTTATTATAAACATTTGGATTTATTAGGGCCAGTGAACTGCTGTTTAATAACTTAAAAGGGAAATCTTTTTCACATACATATTCGAAAATGTAACAAGATGTATCTATTAGGGCCAAGACCGCAAACATTTCACTGTTGCCACCAACGAATTGCAAAAACTTTTACCTTTTTCTAGTCAAATCCCAGAATCCGGTTAAGCGTGGTCGGGGGCGTCCGAGGAAGGACAGCCTTGCCTCAAACATGAGTCACACGCAAGCTTACTTCCTGGATGAAGGTAAGCCTCTAATCGCCGACTAATTGAAACTAAGCCTGCGAGCCACCTCACAACTACTCACTTGCATCTTGTTTTTgaacacaacacaacaaatCCAAACTCAAATTTACTGACCGGTTCCACAGCTTTTTAGACGCACCACATTTTCGATTTGGATATTCGAGCTTTAATGACAAACTAGCACTATTCATAGATCCTTAGCTTAGTAGCTAACATTTTGCATGATTGTAGATTATAATTTAATTCTACGTTTTCGTACATTTTAAAcatgatttgatttttttcagTATTTGGTTATGCACTTGTCTCCGATCAAAATTAAAGATatgttattaaaattatttggttTCCGTTAGACCTCCAATGCTCCACAGAtgacgaggacgacgacgaggaggaggacttCCAGGAGGTCTCTGAAGACGAGAACAATGCGGCCAGCATTTTGGATCAGGGCGAACGTATCAATGCGCCTGTCGATGCCATGGATGGAATGTTTGACCCCAAGAACATCAAGACAGAGATCGACATAGATGCTCATCAGATGGCAGGTGGGTACATTCATACTAAGGCTTACTTAGTTATTTTCATTCTTAGAAGAGAACCGCATACGATAATTTGGTTTGAtctttgaattttaaattgccAAATTATTTGAGAACAATTAATTTTTCCAGCTGAAAGTTTGGCGGTGGGTATTAGATAGTCTTTATGGTTTATTCTCAATTAAATTCCATTATAAATTTCtaattttttatgtttaatacGGTTCTTGCCACGCGCTTTGAGGAGTAATACTAATCTAGAAACCACTTTAATTCGCTGACTGTGTTTGgattttttctgtttctgattTTACCCAAATCACCTAAGCAGAGGAGCCGATCGGCGAGGATGACAGCCAGCAGGTGGCCGAAGCAATGGTGCAGTTGAGTGGCGTGGGCGGCTACTATGCTCAACAGCAGCAAGGTCTTTATTATCCTTACTTCGTGTTTGTGTTGTGCCCTCGATGTCCATGTCCCCACTCCTATAATCCCATATATGATTAGGACTTTGAGTACGATTTTCCTAATGAGAGTTTTCAAAACATTTCAGATGAATCCATGGACGTGGACCCCAACTACGATCCCTCAGATTTCCTGGCCATGCACAAGCCGCGCCAGAGCCTCGGCGAGCCCAGCAGCTTGCAGGGTGCCTTCACCAACTTCCTCTCCCACGAGCAGGATGATAATGGGCCGTACCATCCCGCCGAAGCCAGCACAAGTGCCGCTTCCGGTGCAGCCTTAGGAATGGACGATTCAATGGCCATGCAAATGGCGACGGAAATGCCTGTCAATACCATGAACAACGGAATGGGCATCGATGATGATCTGGATATTTCGGAGAGTGACGAGGAAGACGATGGTTCCCGAGTGCGCATCAAGAAGGAGGTCTTCGACGACGGGGATTATGCCTTGCAGCATCAGCAGATGGGACTGGCAGCATCGCAGTCGCAGATCTACATGGTGGATTCGTCCAACGAGCCCACGAATCTCGACTACCAGCAGCCACCGCAGCTAGACTTC of Drosophila mauritiana strain mau12 chromosome 3R, ASM438214v1, whole genome shotgun sequence contains these proteins:
- the LOC117145417 gene encoding argininosuccinate synthase, which translates into the protein MPKETVILAYSGGLDTSCILKWLLDKQYEVICVLADVGQKEDFTAAEKKALKIGAKKVIVADVKQSFVEDYIWPAIQMGLVYEERYLLGTSLARPCISVALIEVAREYGAKYLAHGATGKGNDQVRFELCAYALKPDLKIIAPWRDVEFCCQFQGRQDLIAYAQQHGIEVSAKPATPWSTDANILHISYESGILEDPNTVAPENLYEMTVDPMTRAPCDPIRLVIQFDRGLPSSVEDLAGSRVYTKPLEMLDFLNRLGGSYGIGRIDIVENRFVGLKSRGVYETPGGTILFAAHQDLEVFALDREVLRTKQVLRDRMADYVYNGFWFSPEAIYARKCIELAEQRVSGKVTVELAPGYCRAVARKASNDVGALYNEQLVSMDVHGGYVPQDAGGFIAINAVRIREHVRAFGAYEVPTKKN